The window TTCTTACATCTGTGAGCATATTCATATTCATGTCGATATCCTTTTGAATGTAGCCAACAAGCCTTTTTAAATAGCCTTCAGTATCCCGTCCATTCAAGGTTAAATATTCCAAACAGAAGCTTTCTGCAAATGCTTTCCCCTGAAATTCAACAGTTTTTTTAGCTTCGGAGTCTTTTACATAAGAATTAATCAAGGTCTGAGCCGTTACTGTCTCGTCCTGCTTAAAAAGCGTTCCGATACCCCTTAATAACAAAAATACTACTAAAGTCCATAGTAGTATTTTCCCTATTTTCTGAGGCATGGTACTTTTAAGTTTTAAAACTTTATCTTTCAAATTCTCACCTCCTTCATATGATATTTTTAAAACCCCTCCAGTTCATCATCTCCTTCCTCATTATCAAAGTTGCTTGGTTTTGCCGGAGTTTCCAGCGATATATTATTATCAGATTCCTCGATACACTCTTGTGCTGCAGCGGAATCATCTCCGCAGGGTATATATACTCTTTCTTCGTCATACGGTCCGTTATCCCAATCGTCAAAATTCGTAAGCATTTCTCCCTGTTTATAATCACCTTTTCTCAGGAACTTGTCCTCAAAAGCATATGCCTGGAATTCAAATGTATCGGCTCCTACGGAATACATAAATCTTCCCCGGGTATCATCCATATCAGTGGCTTTTGTATTGCCTAAAACCATTTCTGAGGCTTGAGGGTCTACCATACGGCCTGATATTCTTATTGGCAGGTTGTTTTTTATCTGTCCCGGTATGACTTTAGCATCAGGCCTTTGGGTAGCAAGCAGCATATTAATGCCTGTGGCTCTTGAAAGCCTGGCCAGAGTTGACATTTCTTTTTCAATCTCTTCATAGATTTTCTTATCGGCTTTGCCGAGCCCTGTTTTATCCAGCATCTCTGCTATCTCATCACAAATTATAACTATTCTGCAGAGCTTCTTTTCTGCTATGGCATTGTATTCAGGCAAGTTTTTTACTCCCATCTCCCTGAACTTATTCAGTCTGGCAGTATTTTCAGCAACAAGCTCCTTTAAAATTTCAAGTGCTCTTTGGCGCTCAGTTACAACTTCTCCGAACTGCTCATATAACGTACCGAATTCAACACCGCCTTTGAAATCTATCATATATGGCTTTGCACCCTTTTTAATGCACTGCCAGAGCATACATCTAAGCAAAACAGACTTTCCGGACCCGGTGACGCCTGCTATCAGAGCATGAGGTACTTTATTCAAATCAAATACCACATCCTCCAGCATTGCAACACCTACAACCAATTCAAAATCCTTTTGGCTTACACAATCGTCCGACCATGGTATGAAATCCATTAACCCCTGATGTGTGGGTATTGTATGCAAACTGATTATCTGTTTTGATGCTTTTGTGTGTTCCAGTTTAATAATGTTACAATCCATTACAGTTTCCAGATCAAGGCATCGGGCTTTCCATTCTGAAACAGGAATATTGCTTTTAAAGGAGTAAATGACTTTCTTACCTTCTTTCTTTTCCCCGATAAATTTGGGATAACCCTTGCTTTCATTCCATTCGCCTTTGATATTCCTTGTTTTATGCTTTCCTTTATCATAGAAGCCTATTGATTCAAATTTTTTATCGAATGTATTTATAAAATTACGGTAGTCCTGTCCTTTCCAATATAAATAAATCAAAGGCATTGCGAGCGGAAAATATAAAGCAATATCTGCTACCATTCTGTATTGCAGAGGTACATGAATGGCTATTCTATTTCTTAAATAAAAAATAGCTGCTCCTATGGCAGCATTGATAGCAAGAAAAATGAAATTACTTGTTTTCTCCGGCAACTTTCGAATCCCCACACTAACATCAACAAAAAAGTCGAATACACCTTTTACAAATCCTATGATAAATTCACCTAACATTTCGACCTGCTTATCTCCTGATGATGACAATCAAAATCACTCCTTCAAATATATTTCTGTTGTGGAAACGGTTTCGTGTCCTAATTCCTTCTGAACGGTCTTTTTGGCTTGTCTCTGAGTTTGCCCGTCACTTACTTCATCCTTAAAACGGTTTCTTGCATTATGCCTTCTGAGATCATGCGACTCAAAACCATATTCAGCCGCTTTTTGTTTTAAATATGATCTGCTGTAAAAAAGCCTACCATCATCGGACTTCTCAGCAAAATCTTTCAGGCGTTCATACAGGTACGGATCTTCCCGAACATGGACATCTCTGGATTTACGTCCCTTTCCGCTTCTTATATGTATTGTGATTTGCCCGTTATCGTCAAAAGAGATATCTTCCTTTGAAAGGTCAGATATCTCTTTAACACGTAAACCACTTTTATGTTGAAGTCTGAATGCCAGCTTCAGTTTTTCATTTCTGATTGCATTGATTTTTCTAGCCACCGTTTCATCTGTTATTCCTGATCCGGCTGCTCTTGTATTACGGGGAATCTCTTTAAAATGATTGACTAGATTAATGTACGACTGTCCGAATAAGATTGATTCAGATTGTTTCAACACATATGTCTCATATTTTCTTATTGCGGATACATACTGTGAAAATTGCCTTTCATCCTTCAGCTTGTCTACAAGAAAAGCATTCAATGTATTGATATCAATTTTTCCGTCAGTATGCTTACTAATCTGATTTATACAGGACAAATATTTTACTGCGGTATCCTTGGTGATTTTCTTTTTACTGACAAGCTCCTTCAGAGCCATATCATAAACCTCAATGTCTATGTACCACATTTTCCTTCTTCCTTTTCCATATTCAATAAAAGTTCATATGCTGTTTTCTTCACCGCAACTACTTTCATTACCCTACTATCAATCTTTTGGGTTTTCGTAAATCTGGTTCGGTCTTTATCCGTTGAAATAAGCCCCAGAGTCTTGTAAATGTTAAGGTATTCTTCAATTTTTTTATTATATTTGCTGCTTTCGGGAGTAAACCTAGATAGTGCTGTCCTGAAAGATTGAGGCTTAAATAATATGTACTCTCCCTTTTCTATATACAGCTTTTTACCATTGGAAGGTACTTTCACTAAATAGCTTACTGTTTTTGTAAATGTATTCAAAGCCTCTATGATTTTCAAATTGGTGCCTCCCCCTCAACATGTATTTGTTTTACGAATGCCTATTCTTCCTTATCATCAGCCACTATATCAGCTAATTTTTCTTTATCCTCTGTAAGAATATAATTATCCTGTTTCTTTATCATACATTATGTAGATTCCTCTTTTTCTTAGTTGTTTGAAAACAAAATACACAAATTTTATACGTTTTACATTTTATTACATTTTTTACACATTTAATATGATACCATTCTTTCATTACATAAAAGAAAGGTGGTTCTTACCATGAAAAGATTTACAAAAAAGATGTTACTTTTTATCTGTGTTTTATCTCTAGCAATGGCAACGAGCATTCCAGCATTTGCACACTGCCCAACCGACCCAAATAACTGCAATAATTTTATTCCTGTTGGAACTGATAGTCCCAGTGGATGGTGGAGGGGCTTTATATTTGAGAATAATCTTTACCTCCCAAATGACGGCCCACTTTTTTTAGGTCAAGCAGACAATGAATTGAATTGGAGACTAACACAAAATGGAAGGCTAAGTATTAGTGCAGTTTTTACCACAAATTCAAATTATCGTCTTTTAGTTACATCTCCTGACTATATGAGGGCTTACTATGATAATACCTTTTCAAATGTTTCCAGTGTATATGCTAACGTATTTAATCTAAGCCCTGGGGAGTACCGTATACTTGTTTTTGATACTAACAATAATGCAATGTATGGGTTATATCAGTATACAATATGGGGCGCATATAATTAAATTTAGGAATGGGCTGTCTAACTATGGCAGCCCATTCCTATTCAAATGTCCTCATTGTTAGTCTAGTTGTCTAAAATATACACCTATTTATATATCTGTTCCAACTATCGTATATTCGCTCTTGTCTATATCTTTCCAAAATACTCCTTTCCATATGTAACATCAGCTAACTTACTACCTTTCTCAAAATATAAAGTAACGCTTTTTTTATTAATCCTGAATTGCATCCATAATGCGCCGTATAATAATTTCTTCTGCTCCAAAGTTTTTCACTTCCTCCTGGTACGTATTTGACTTATGATATGATATACTTTTTCTCATTTTCAATTTAATCAATTTACTTCCCCCTCTCATATTAAGCGCACAAAAAAGACAGCCTAATTTTCAAGCTGCCTTTGTGGCTCAATTCCCAAATAAAAAGAGATGTTATTTTTTTGTGTTAATCCAAGTAAATGGTGGGGCTTTTGGTGGGGAACTATTTATTTCTAACCATTTTATTGCCTTTCAAAAAAGGGAAAGCCTTTTGATTAGGCTTTCCCCTTTCAATTTAACTTACATATTTATTCCCACTCAATAGTAGCCGGTGGCTTCGAAGTGATATCATACACAACTCTGTTGATGTGTTTTACTTCGTTGACAATAC of the Ruminiclostridium papyrosolvens DSM 2782 genome contains:
- a CDS encoding tyrosine-type recombinase/integrase, with amino-acid sequence MWYIDIEVYDMALKELVSKKKITKDTAVKYLSCINQISKHTDGKIDINTLNAFLVDKLKDERQFSQYVSAIRKYETYVLKQSESILFGQSYINLVNHFKEIPRNTRAAGSGITDETVARKINAIRNEKLKLAFRLQHKSGLRVKEISDLSKEDISFDDNGQITIHIRSGKGRKSRDVHVREDPYLYERLKDFAEKSDDGRLFYSRSYLKQKAAEYGFESHDLRRHNARNRFKDEVSDGQTQRQAKKTVQKELGHETVSTTEIYLKE
- a CDS encoding FtsK/SpoIIIE domain-containing protein, with translation MSSSGDKQVEMLGEFIIGFVKGVFDFFVDVSVGIRKLPEKTSNFIFLAINAAIGAAIFYLRNRIAIHVPLQYRMVADIALYFPLAMPLIYLYWKGQDYRNFINTFDKKFESIGFYDKGKHKTRNIKGEWNESKGYPKFIGEKKEGKKVIYSFKSNIPVSEWKARCLDLETVMDCNIIKLEHTKASKQIISLHTIPTHQGLMDFIPWSDDCVSQKDFELVVGVAMLEDVVFDLNKVPHALIAGVTGSGKSVLLRCMLWQCIKKGAKPYMIDFKGGVEFGTLYEQFGEVVTERQRALEILKELVAENTARLNKFREMGVKNLPEYNAIAEKKLCRIVIICDEIAEMLDKTGLGKADKKIYEEIEKEMSTLARLSRATGINMLLATQRPDAKVIPGQIKNNLPIRISGRMVDPQASEMVLGNTKATDMDDTRGRFMYSVGADTFEFQAYAFEDKFLRKGDYKQGEMLTNFDDWDNGPYDEERVYIPCGDDSAAAQECIEESDNNISLETPAKPSNFDNEEGDDELEGF